From a region of the Latilactobacillus sakei genome:
- a CDS encoding bifunctional pyr operon transcriptional regulator/uracil phosphoribosyltransferase, whose amino-acid sequence MVKEVVDSTTMKRVFTRITYEIIEQNKGISDLVFVGIKTRGVFIAERIAKRLEQLEGVTVPVGTLDITLYRDDQHDLNSHNEPQLNGNDIPVDITDKHVILIDDVLYTGRTIRAALDALMDLGRPKKISLAVLVDRGHRELPIRPDFVGKNIPTALNEQIKVAMQEIDDHDGITIEKLN is encoded by the coding sequence ATGGTGAAAGAAGTTGTAGATAGCACAACCATGAAACGTGTTTTTACACGGATTACTTACGAGATTATCGAACAAAACAAGGGGATTTCAGACCTTGTCTTTGTCGGCATTAAAACCCGGGGTGTTTTTATCGCTGAACGCATCGCTAAACGTTTAGAACAACTCGAAGGCGTAACAGTACCAGTGGGGACGCTTGATATTACACTTTATCGTGACGATCAACATGATTTAAACAGTCATAACGAACCCCAACTAAATGGCAATGACATCCCTGTCGATATTACGGACAAACACGTCATCCTTATCGATGATGTCTTATATACTGGCCGGACAATTCGGGCCGCACTTGATGCCTTAATGGATCTTGGCCGCCCTAAAAAAATCTCACTTGCGGTTTTAGTGGATCGCGGTCACCGCGAACTACCAATTCGGCCGGATTTCGTTGGTAAAAACATTCCAACCGCCCTTAACGAACAAATTAAAGTCGCCATGCAAGAAATTGATGATCACGATGGCATTACTATTGAAAAATTGAATTAA
- a CDS encoding uracil permease, whose product MTKSTYRNPDAVLDVNERPTTGKWIGLSIQHMFAMFGSTVLVPILVGLNPGIALFSSGVGTLMYLLITKGKIPAYMGSSFSFIVPMLALMKTTGYPGIAQGTMAVGAVYLIVSVLVSLIGSGWIDKALPPIVVGPIVMVIGLSLAGTAAKQATINAAGNYDLKFFAVAILTLLITIAFNMYLKGFMSLIPVLLGIVSGYIIAVLFGIVDFQPVLNAPWFKVPDFQVPFVTYKPGLYWGAILSMAPIAFVTMTEHMGHIMVLNKLTKRNFFKNPGLHRTLAGDGTASIIAAFVGGPPVTSYGENIGVLAITKVHSVWVLGGAAFFAIIFGFIGKLSALIQSIPAPVIGGISFLLFGVIASSGLRVLIDNQVDFDKKRNLMIGSSILVIGIGNAYLQLGQYQFSGLAIATVLGIAMNLVLPQKSKSEIELEAQQND is encoded by the coding sequence ATGACAAAATCAACTTACCGCAATCCCGATGCGGTGTTAGACGTAAACGAGCGTCCAACAACCGGGAAATGGATCGGCTTATCGATCCAACACATGTTCGCCATGTTTGGGTCAACCGTCTTAGTCCCCATCTTAGTCGGCTTAAACCCTGGGATCGCACTCTTTAGTTCCGGCGTTGGTACCCTGATGTACTTATTAATCACTAAAGGAAAGATTCCAGCTTACATGGGCTCAAGCTTCTCATTCATCGTCCCAATGCTGGCTTTAATGAAAACAACTGGTTATCCTGGGATTGCGCAAGGGACGATGGCCGTCGGTGCAGTTTACCTCATCGTTTCTGTCTTGGTGAGTCTGATTGGTTCCGGCTGGATCGACAAAGCCTTGCCACCAATTGTTGTCGGCCCAATCGTCATGGTTATCGGCCTTTCATTAGCGGGGACGGCCGCTAAACAAGCGACCATCAATGCCGCTGGTAACTACGATTTGAAGTTTTTCGCGGTCGCTATCTTAACTTTACTAATTACAATCGCCTTTAACATGTATCTCAAAGGCTTCATGAGTTTGATTCCGGTCTTACTCGGGATTGTCTCAGGTTACATCATCGCCGTTTTATTCGGCATCGTCGATTTCCAACCAGTCTTAAACGCCCCTTGGTTCAAGGTGCCGGATTTCCAAGTGCCATTTGTCACCTATAAACCCGGTCTTTACTGGGGTGCAATTCTCAGTATGGCACCGATTGCCTTTGTCACAATGACGGAACACATGGGCCACATCATGGTCTTAAATAAATTAACAAAACGTAACTTCTTCAAAAATCCTGGTCTCCACCGGACTTTAGCAGGGGACGGGACAGCTTCAATCATCGCCGCTTTTGTTGGAGGTCCTCCGGTCACCAGTTATGGTGAAAACATCGGTGTCTTAGCCATTACTAAAGTCCACAGTGTCTGGGTATTAGGTGGCGCTGCATTCTTTGCCATCATCTTCGGTTTCATCGGTAAACTGAGCGCACTCATCCAAAGCATCCCAGCCCCCGTTATCGGCGGGATCAGCTTCTTACTCTTCGGCGTTATCGCTTCAAGTGGACTGCGGGTCTTGATCGACAACCAAGTCGACTTCGATAAAAAACGGAACTTAATGATTGGCTCCTCAATCTTAGTAATTGGGATTGGGAATGCCTACTTACAACTTGGTCAATATCAATTCTCAGGCTTAGCGATTGCGACAGTCTTAGGCATCGCAATGAACCTTGTTTTACCACAAAAATCAAAGAGTGAAATCGAATTGGAGGCACAACAAAATGACTAA
- a CDS encoding RluA family pseudouridine synthase has product MTEKKEFTITTETGRIDKVLSQLLPDYSRSQIQQWLKKDLVEINGQTSKGNHKVVADEKISVTIPDPVSLDLVPEDIPLDIVYEDDQVLVVNKPQGMVVHPSPGHPNGTLVNALLAHTPLSEINGVFRPGIVHRIDKDTSGLLMVAKTNEAHESLSEQLKAKSNLREYLALVHGNIEEDEGTIDAPIGRSKLDRMKQAIVPDGRPAVTHFEVVERFTDYTLIRCRLETGRTHQIRVHLAYINRPVAGDPTYGPRKTLPGKGQFLHAAVLGFKHPTTGENMRFEAPLPAIFEKTLQELRENN; this is encoded by the coding sequence ATGACTGAAAAAAAAGAATTTACAATTACAACCGAAACCGGCCGGATTGATAAGGTATTAAGCCAATTACTACCTGATTATTCGCGTTCCCAAATCCAACAATGGTTAAAAAAGGACCTCGTTGAAATCAATGGCCAAACTTCTAAAGGTAACCATAAAGTGGTTGCTGACGAAAAGATTAGCGTCACCATTCCGGATCCTGTCTCACTCGATTTAGTACCCGAAGATATTCCCTTAGACATTGTCTATGAAGATGACCAAGTCTTGGTGGTCAATAAACCACAAGGGATGGTTGTTCATCCTTCACCAGGCCATCCTAATGGGACTTTAGTGAATGCTTTATTAGCCCATACACCACTTTCTGAAATCAATGGTGTTTTCCGCCCCGGGATTGTGCACCGAATTGATAAGGATACTTCCGGCTTATTAATGGTCGCTAAGACTAACGAAGCCCACGAATCATTATCAGAACAATTAAAAGCGAAGTCTAATCTCCGTGAATACCTCGCATTAGTGCATGGTAATATCGAAGAAGATGAAGGCACAATCGACGCGCCAATTGGCCGTTCAAAACTAGACCGGATGAAACAAGCAATTGTCCCAGACGGTCGGCCAGCGGTCACTCATTTTGAAGTTGTCGAACGCTTTACGGATTACACTTTAATTCGGTGTCGCTTAGAAACGGGCCGGACACATCAAATTCGTGTCCATCTGGCTTATATTAACCGCCCAGTAGCCGGTGATCCAACTTATGGGCCTCGGAAGACATTGCCTGGTAAAGGGCAATTCTTACATGCGGCCGTTTTAGGCTTTAAGCACCCAACAACCGGTGAAAACATGCGTTTTGAAGCGCCATTACCAGCTATTTTTGAAAAAACGTTGCAGGAATTACGCGAAAACAATTGA